The Streptomyces sp. NBC_01275 genome has a segment encoding these proteins:
- a CDS encoding TIGR03084 family metal-binding protein, with amino-acid sequence MADPTPVIEDLCAESDELDLIVAELGPEQWALPTPAPGWSIAHQIAHLAWTDHSSLLAVTDVPAFSRQIEKALAEPGDFVDNGAQEGARKPSAQLLADWRSGRAALADALRAAPDGARFPWYGPPMSTASMATARLMETWAHGLDVADALGVVRTPTDRLRHIVRLGVRTRDFAFGVHGQPVPFEDFRIELTSPSGEVWAYGPEDADDRVTGPALDFCLLVTQRAHRADLALTTVGPDADRWLDVAQAFAGPPGKGRASKGDASKGATG; translated from the coding sequence ATGGCCGACCCGACGCCCGTGATCGAAGACCTCTGTGCCGAAAGCGACGAACTCGACCTGATCGTCGCCGAGTTGGGGCCGGAGCAGTGGGCGCTCCCGACCCCCGCCCCCGGCTGGAGCATCGCCCACCAGATCGCGCACCTCGCCTGGACCGACCACTCCTCGCTGCTCGCGGTGACGGACGTGCCCGCCTTCTCCCGGCAGATCGAGAAGGCGCTGGCCGAGCCCGGGGACTTCGTGGACAACGGCGCGCAGGAGGGCGCGCGGAAGCCGTCCGCGCAACTCCTCGCGGACTGGCGGTCCGGTCGCGCGGCGCTGGCGGACGCCCTGCGCGCCGCACCCGACGGCGCGCGTTTCCCCTGGTACGGCCCGCCCATGTCGACCGCCTCCATGGCCACCGCCCGCCTCATGGAGACCTGGGCCCACGGCCTCGACGTCGCCGACGCGCTCGGAGTCGTCCGCACCCCCACCGACCGCCTCCGGCACATCGTCCGCCTCGGCGTCCGCACCCGCGACTTCGCCTTCGGCGTGCACGGACAGCCCGTGCCGTTCGAGGATTTCCGGATCGAACTCACCAGCCCGTCAGGTGAGGTGTGGGCGTACGGCCCCGAGGACGCCGACGACCGCGTCACCGGCCCCGCGCTCGACTTCTGCCTCCTCGTCACCCAGCGCGCCCACCGCGCCGACCTCGCCCTGACCACCGTGGGCCCGGACGCGGACCGCTGGCTCGACGTCGCCCAGGCCTTCGCGGGCCCGCCCGGCAAGGGCCGCGCGTCCAAGGGTGACGCGTCCAAGGGGGCGACCGGGTGA